The genomic window GcatctcaaaacagaaatgcagaacatgctAAAGTTTTAGGCTAACgctataatgagagcactattgtaaaaaaagtTCCGTCGATgttaagtgttagctatctgttaatcaaaacacaaaacattatttccccccgtttatatctgcaaggtgttTGTTACACATTCTCCCTgagttaacatcagtaattatgttagtcgaatgtctgacttgactcttgttaatgtatttaGCCCCATCCCCAAACAtatatgattcgactatcagtcggATATCGGCAAAATTCGAAAATTCCGATTCAACTATAtaaaaatccttagtcggggacaccccttGTTGTACCCATGGTACGGctgcaaagttccttgattattacgccagaatgagagtatagtatTACATCAATAGGATCAACAGTTGCAATTTGAAGAAACTTGTATATGTTTTTCGATCATCTGAAACGATGACATCTAGCATCCAAACATATTGATTCTGTGACATGAAATCAGCTGTATATTAATGGCCGTTCAGCAGTATTTTGTATTGTCTGAACCTGAAGCTGTGGTCTCAGTGTCCTCAGGTGTTGCTGGCGTCAGAGGATGAACATGAGTTTCCGATAGAATACATGAAAACACCTGTAATGGTCTCTCATGTCCAGATTTCACATGTAAACTGAGTGATGACAGATTTGATTATTCGGGACACAACAGATCAAAGAGTAGATCGGGTCTCTGCTTCAAATGGTAATGTCAATGATATCTGGAGTCTGGgcaaagaaagaaatagagaagGAACAAATGTATTTCGATGAGGAGGTGAATAGTGGGGACAAATacaagagggggaaaaaaataaggtGGTAAAAGACACATTTACTTAAAGAACACCATTTAGAGACACCAAGTTTTATGACTTTCTGTGTTCACATGTATTTATAATTGTGAACACTAGGTggctaaattaaactaaattaaattacaatctTGAAGGATGGTTTCGAATGGGtgtcatatttaaaattttactcACAAACTATCAAATTCTCATACACTAAcactatactctctctctctctctctctctctctctctcacacacacacacacacaaatactatcAAACACTCTCTCATACACTAACACTATactgtgtctctctctcacacacacacacacacactatcaaacACTCTCACATACACTAACACTATACCGTTTatccagaggtgtcaagtaacgaagtacaaatacttagTTACATTACTTAAGTATACAttttgggtatctatactttacttgagtaattatttttcagccgacgtTTTACTTCTACTTTACTTCTTACTTTTTACTTCTAAttgcactagattattattaaaattaatggcaaactaattcctactgacacactaaagaaaaatatataaataactggcttacaacccttttttggggtgaaaatactaatgtgcctaagacttttgcacagtacagtattttaaaaatgacattgttgctacttcaTAAAGaatgattaaagacagtgacagacagcactcattttaactaaatatcagagagattgacagggatacagtagaaacattatgtgtggttttgtattaaataatgacccagatcatgaaatacatttattagctttagattaagggaagcacaacttgggaaatgagagcaaggtgaaagctatggatttattttaaatatttgtaatgttctttaataatgtccatattttttttgtggttcttttttttaggcaccggtaccgttttaaaagtatcgaaaagtcactggaccctacttaaaagttatttctcactggctcatttaccaaatgggtgctttgtcttcgtcctccacaaattaagctactgtaggtttgacagcactataatgtttattgtaaatagacaaccatacaagacTTATTGTTATTAAGCCTGCCCTGGGTACACCAATGTTCTtttccattgccctcacagacttgtgcagctaagcttggatatgcatttacattccattaaaggttattgatgacataattactgatgttaactcAGGGAGAATGTGTAACAaacaccttgcagatataaatCGGGGgaaataatgttttgtgttttaattaacaTATATCTAACATTTAACATgacaagtttgactttttgcaccaaaCAAAATGCACAGCTTAATGTAAAATGATACATATAGGAAATTTATACAGTACCAAAATATagagtatatatacagtactgttgaTATAGTACATGCAGTAAGCAATGGATTTTCTGTTGACTGAAGAGAAGTTTCTCACCTGTGCTCTTGACGAAATGTCCGAACTATTGATGCCACCGTGTACCTGCTGAGGTTAGGCTGTACTCTCAATCCAGCCTCCCTCAGTGTTAGTTAGTGGTTTATTACATGGTTCACAATTGTAGCACGAATTTCGTTACACAGATTTGGTTGTCTTCTTCTTTGGGCATGTCCTACCCCTCCTCCaggtcttcctcttcctcttcttcttcggCCTCTTCCTCCACCTGGTACTCTCTGGATTCCCCCTCTCATCCACACTCTACCTCTTCCTCTGACACCATTCATTTTTGTTGAAGACAGGTGAACTTACCTGTTGCCTTTTTATAGTGCTTTAACCTGATTGGTGTGTCTACAATTAAGCACCAGTGTGTGTGCACACCTGGTGCCTGTGTTTAACCAATTGGTTCATGGGTGTGCTCATTTGAAAGCCTTTGCTTTGAAATTGCAAAGAAATTACATCATGATAAATTTCTGTGTCACATGCATACAAGTGTGTTAAGTGTTTTGCAAATCACTGTGTgtaatgttttgcaaaaagtgtgaaGCTGACAATGTACTTACAGTTGTGTAAATCTAGCCCGGTGTTTTGTTCCTTAAGTGTAAGGTTTTGCTAATTGTGGGAAAGTACTAATTTTAGTGTGTAagcaattgaaaaaaactgtaatatcatCATTGTTTGGATTCAATGAATATTTGACTTCACATTTGTATGTGAAGTGAAGAATATGAGAATGTGAATAATAAATAAgtcactgttttgttttattttgcttttctttttgcttcttttctttttatctttcttttacTATCGTATTCGTCCACACTTTTCGCCTCAGAGTCTTCATCCTCATCCTTATCCTTTTCTACGGAGCCCCCCTAGGTTGtgggaagagaaaaataaataaactgtgcaCACGGTTTTACAATCCGTGGGGACGGATTTTAAACTGTGGGTACAGATCATCAATTTACATCCATGTGGACAGATTGGTAAACTGTTTTACAAACCTTCACACAtggtacagtttatttatttttctgccgCCTGAGCATCAGGACAATGACCACAAGAGGGAGTTAAACCAGAAACTCTGACTAGAAAACTGATGGGATATCAACTATAGACCTATTTACCAAGTACattatatacacagtaaacatcTGATAATTAATATTTGCAGACAGAAATAAATATCATCCTGAATAcacaaattctttatttattcttgCAGAATAAAATCTCTCCTACTGTCCAGTCAGTCACCATCAGTCGCAACTCAcgcacatttatttaaagtttactcACTTACTTACGACGTTTtcctaaccagaaaaaaaaaaaaacatgcttgtaATTTGCATTGCGTGATGACATTAGTTGTTTTCGCGACGTGCATGCATTAAAACATTGCACATACTTAACAGAAAactctaataaaatgttaaagtattAAATACCATTAAGGTGTAAAAAAAGACaggaaaaacaacagtaaaaaacAGCCCATAtcgattattttaacaatgtttcatCTGAGgtaaaattaattaaagtttATTCTGTCATATATGTGTAGTAGCTTACTTACAATATATTAACATTCTGTTGCACTTTACCTCATTGTGTATCTTGTAATATTATACTTTAATGGTaccttacactgtaaaaaatagtgccgttaaataacagtaatttactggcagcatggcaccagtaaagtactgttaatttacagctttcaaccattaatttaccactcttattttgttttacaatattttaccgtaaattataccatggaaattaactccactcccactgcttcaaacagttcgagtttaaaagctagcattcctatgatgttagtactatgaacttattccatttgagtccactgagaaggaatatttcttaatataaaaatgcaatcacTTAATGTGTAGTAGTAAAGAAACGAAATGCATGACTTTAACTTAAATCACTACAGttaattgtcagctatagcacacatgtatgtgctgaagtacttaacacagagatcaccactgtatcagcatctttatataaagcagcagaaaatctgaaattttggctcatcattgactgaagcaaagGTTCTACTCTCCagaacaatggtgaacaacaaaactgcattaaactaacagatctctcttgtcaaaacattaatacagttgagttcagtatttactctcattatcagtgtatgcctttgcataaatatttttctatggattttcacaaatattttagttatttttttttttttttcatttggtaaatctgacatttacatttaacagtatattactgtttttccttgacttaacagcaacaaactgtagaaaaacactttttttgctggcaaccattaatttacggcaacaaactgtagaaaaacagttatttactggcagcaggggtgccagtaaataactgtttttctacagtttgtttcctgtaaattaattagtttattactgttaaattatgtttcatgctgttttttcttcatattaaatttttaaagCTGCAGGTATTGATGCTCCACCAGTAACAGATTGCAGTGCTGCATTTCCAGCAGCCGCTGCTCCTGCCATTAAAGCTTCAGACAGTGTCTCTCCTTTAACAACAGATTTCAGAGCTGCGCCTCCTGCAGCTGCTGCTCCTGAGATCAGAGCTTCACATTTCTCTTCTTTACAACCAGAGGTCAGAGCTTCTTCTCCAGCAGCTACTACTGCTGAGATTACGGCTTCAGACAGTGTCTCTCCTTTAACAACAGAGGTCAGAGCTGCGCCTCCTGCAGCTGCTGCTCCTGAGATTAAAACTTCAGATGTCTTTCCTTTAACAACAGAGGTCAGAGCTGCGCCTCCTGCAGCTGCTGCTCCTGAGATTAAAACTGGACCAAGTGTCCCTCCACCAACTACAGCTGCTGCTCCTGCACCCACTACTACACATGTTCCCATTAAGGCCACCTTTTTCAGTCTATATCTTTCCTCTTCTCTTATCTTTTCCTCCTCTTCCAACTTCtgtctctcctcttcttctctcttctttttctCTTCTTCACAGATTTTTATCTGAGCTTCCTGGTACATCTCATTAGTGTAATGCTCTCCTCCGTTCTCCTTCACCATTGTGTCAATCTTCTCCAGCAGTTCAGTTACCTGTGAtggattgttttcttttttattattgaacacaTGATAATGCCCTTTACACTGTTTAACTAGTTCTCCAATCTGCTTGTTTTCTGTCAGAAATTCCACAATAGTTAGTTTTTCCTTTTCTAACTGATCTCCTCTAGTGAACAGAACGATGGTGTAACGTGCAGCTTCTTCTCCAAAGTTCTTCTGAATCCATTTGACTGTGTTTTTCTCTTCATCTGTGAATCTGTCATCCAGTCTGATGACCAGCAGAAACACATGAGGACCAGGAACAGACATTTCTACACACTTCACTAATTCCTTCTTCAGTTGTTCTTCACTGATTGATGTATCAGACAGTCCTGGAGTGTCGATCACTGAGATTAATCGACCTGTTTTCTGCTGATGCTGTTGGCATGTCTTAGTCACAGATTCAGCTGAGAATTTTTCTACAAATATCTTTTCTCCCAGGATGGTGTTTCCTGATGCACTCTTTCCAGCTCCAGTTTTCCCCACCATCACAATCCTGAGATCTGTGCACTCGCCAGGTTTTGAGTGTTTGCTCTGGATGCACTCTGAGACTGAGTTTGacaacagacaaacaaaataAGCTTCATTTAGTTTTTCAGAAGTATGTCATGATATTTGGTAAAATTGTAATAAAGCTGTTCTCACCTGTTTGGGTTGGATGTagttctgtctctgtctgttgttTCTTCTGGTCACATTTTCTTCTTCTGTATTCTTCTAGTTTCTGGACTGTATTTGTTTCTCCTTTGTGTTCAAAGTTATTTCTCAGTGATTTTGCTGGTGGTTTGACTACCTCTTCTTCATCATCCTTGTTTTCTTGTGGATCTCTAGAGTGTCTGtctacatttaattcaattgtctCAATTTTTCTCACATGAGAAACACAATTTTTCTTTTCAGTCACAACATTTGTTGTTTCCTTTTCTTTTACAGTGTACTTGCGAATCTTGTCCCGCACTATTACCTGTTCTTGTTTCGTCTCTTGCACATTTGTTCTTCCATTCTTCTCTTGTTGTTTATTCCTTTCTTTCCTGCTCTTTGTTTGATACTGTAAGTAAATCTCATTATCATAATGATGGTCATTATTCTGTTTGATGATTTCATCAATCTTCTCTAGAAGCTCTGCGATGTGAGATTGATTCATCTCATTTTTACTGTTGATCACATGATATTTACTTCTGCAGTGTCTGACTAGTTCTTGAAACTTTTGAGAAAATGTAAAGGCTGTCAGGTCTCTTTTCGACATTTGTTCTATTCCAATGAACAGCACCATTGTGAACTTCAAAGCTTGAGCTCCAAAATTCTCCAGAATTTCTTCCACAACGTTCCTCTCATCCTCCTCAAAGGTCTCCAGGTTGATGACGAGCAGGAACACATGAGGACCGGGATCAGAGAGATACAGACTCTTCATCATCTGACTCTTCATCTCTTCATCGGTCAGTTGAGTGTTGAAGAATCCTGGCGTGTCGATGATGGAGATGTTTCTGTCTTCTACTCTTCCTGTCTGTTTCTCACTCTCTCTGGTTCTGCTCTCTTTAAATGCCTCTCGACCCAATATCCCATTTGCAGTTGAACTCTTTCTAGCTCCACAGACTCCCAGCAGCACAATCCTCAGCTCCTGTGAATCACCTGTGAAAAACATCATGCCATTAAGTTCTTAGATGCTTCTTTGATTCTAACATGTCAGTTTTTCAGTCCCAGATATCTTTTTGCTATTTCAATAGAAACACTTGTTCACGAATGCATTTTGTAAACGTATTTTGCTTTGTATCTTGAAACAATCTTAGCGAAATTGTCATCCATCCAGTGCTCTACCTGCATCAGTATCCATAGAACGGATCTAGTACACCAGGCTGCAGCCTGCATATCGAGACGGAGCTGCACCTGGGGTGGGGCTGCTTGTGTTGCCCCGCCCCATACCTACATGACaggaaatgtgtgcgtatttGGTGTAGGACAGAGTAtgctgtttaaaaagctaaaaacactGAGCAGTTTTACAAGATTTAAGTTTAACCTTCTGGACCAGACAAATTCACGAATGAATCATTGGGACATTCTAAAATGTGAAAGTACATGGccttatgcattaaaacagtttttttaaaaagaccaaactcagtaaacaaattattaataaagcattctattcacAGACAGAGTGTCTAAAATGTATGCGCATCACTGATCTCTAAATAGTAGGCTACCATTGAATGatatataaaagtttaacttAATGCTGTTAAAATGTATGAAACTGTTTGATGAAATAACCACAATCTTAACAACTGCATTAAAATAAGAGCATGATGCGCATAAAATTGTGTTCATTTCTATAGCAACAGATTACAGTTATGTCTTTCAGAATCATCActggtagtttttaatcagctgaataaatacttaaactcaaatggatacctggacaattttcaatatggttttcgaccacatcacagcacagagacagcactcatttagCTAATGTATTATATtcacttaaattgtgactctggcaaaatattggtgctggtattgctagatctcaatgctgcatttgacactgtcgatcataacatactactagagagactggaaaactgtgtCAGGCTTTCTgtgatggtactcaaatggtccaggtcatacttagaagggagaggctattgtgtgagtctaggagagcataagtctaagtggacgtccatgacatgtggagtcccacaaggctcaattattgcaccgctcttgtttagcctgtatatttTTCCACTaattcaaataatgagaaagaaccaaactgcctatcacagctatgctgatgatacccagattaacctggccttatctccaaatgactacagccccattgactccctctgccaatgcattgatgaaattaatagttggatgtgccagaactttcttcagttaaacaaggaaaaaacggaagtcattgcatttgggaaaaaaagatgaagttttcaaggcgAATGCATACCTTggctctaggggtcaaacaactaaaactaaagtcaggaatcttggtgtgattctggagaaaGATCTtggtttcagtagtcatgtcaaagtaataactaaatcagcatactatcatttaaaaaacattgcaagaattcagagatgtatagtaacgaagtagaactacttcactactgtacttaagtactaaaaggcggtatctgtactttactagagtattgtttttttcccctacttccacttttacttcagtacatattttctatgagtttaatacttttactccgatatcttttttttatgtgctgcatcgttactcgttacaattataaaaatgttacgaatcattccattacaaacccacattaccactgccagaactgtagatggcaggtttgatgaagctggcacatcattgagcgaatcaagcgcatgctgactgaactgctgtgaagagagagatgaacaccgagccgagccagataatgactcgttcacgagtcaagaaccggttgcatcggtttccggatcaccagtagttctttctgacagttcgattcaataaaccgattgaagaaaacagttcaccagttcttttgcgcttgacgtaatgacgtcattggcgatgattgcaagccttcggtttatatcgctcataacattagcacagaatcagttcagaatcaatcaccaaaagaatcagttcggttcagatgctctgtgttgtcagtttgcttcacgctgaatcacacatgtgcagtatcatcagctcctcagttctcgaatcggacatgaattcgtaaacggttcttgactcgagaacgtgtcagtctgttgttcgttatctggctcggctcggtgttcatcttcagttctctcttcacatcagttcagtcagtgtactgtttgagtaaattaattactccgggatattggtttgttttaagtCATGGGGCGTGTCAGCCACATTGAACAAGTTAACAGCTtttgtcatttgtggattaatgcgtattggagacgcgaaccgtttaaaacgattcagttcgatttggtgaactgtttcaaaaagatccggttacatctaattattcgttcacgaaccggatatcacaaactgctttgttttgaactgtcttacaacagacacagaagagaagacaatgctaaataaagtcatagtttttgctattttttatatttaactgaccctctgatgtcacatggactactttgaagatgtttttcttacctttctggacatggacagtataccgtacacacagcttcaatggagggactgagctctcggactaaatctaaaatatcttaaactgtgttccaaaaataaacggaggtcttacatgtttgaaacaacatgagggtaagttattaatgacataattttgcaaattgggcaaaatcagttttttgtttaaaaaagttacagtcaaaggaattgtgatggtcctttaggttaatcatttgaaatagtaaaaacaatatgttcaaactttctttaataactacataacataatacttgtacttttactttcagtactaaATTtcagtagtaaattttaaaatagactacttgcaatacttaagtacaacaaaatgttgaatactttagtacttctacttaagtgtggtgcttaaagagcacttcaacttctactcaagtcacttttttgatagagcacttgtacttttactcaagtctgggtctcgagtactttatacatctctgcaagaattagatgttttgtttccagccaagacttggagaaacttgttcatgcttttatcaccagcagggtggactattttaatgggctcttcaccggccttcccaaaaagatcattagacagctgcagcttatccagaatgctgctgccagGATACTGacaagaaccagaaaatctgagcatatcacaccagtcctcaggtccttacactggcttccagttacatttaggattgattttaaagtacttttactcgtatataagtcactaaatgacctaggaccgaaatatattgcagatatgtttactgaatataaacctaacagaccactcagatcactaggatcgagtcagttagaaataccaagagttcacacaaaacaagaggagtccgcctttagttactatgctgcccgcagttggaatcagcttccagaagagatcagatgtgctaaaacactagtcacatttaaatctagactcaaaacccatctgtttagctgtgcatttattgaatgagcactgtgaaatgtccgaactgattgcgcttattttcagttgttttgatGTAAATCATTTTcgaactgttttaaattaattttaaataagtacattttttaataattttaaaagttttaaaattgcttgttttattcttgttattatttttcttcattattattttactttattttatgtgaagcactttgaattaccattgtgtacgaaatgtgctatataaataaacttttcttgccttgccttgccttggcTGGTAGAATTAAAAGTTTCTtgatttcactttaaaataatgaggagcagcatattttcctgaaataaatgGGAGGAAAAGTCTATGCTTTGCAATGTAgtcaataaaaatttaaatggcaCTCAGCAGACACATTAGCCTACTGCAGGTGTCATTTATCAACTGCATGACAGATAAATATATGTAACAATAATTGACTTGTCATGCatctgtgatgagtggggcggggccggtggagtgattgggaaatgagcgacacctgctccactcactggtctcgagtctcacggaggagatcagaaggatacaaaagaggagcagcgacagtgaaggacaagagaggacaaggcctgggttttatttagtggttggtttttgtttgtgtgtggcagtcgtccgtgaggggctgtcgcgctgttttgtgtttatttagtttttaagtttattaagttttattgtaatgttttccggttcccgcctccttcttaaccatgattatgaagtttgtactcCATTACActgctatataaattaaaacaatactgatacatccttttcatttcctttctcatactctgatatgaaataatcaaaatgtaaaaaattattcttattattttaactCTGCAGATTGGGACAATATGCATTCTGAGCAGAGTTGATTTAAATCTGTGATTTTGCTGTATACTGCTAACTAACAACTAACTTACTGCTGACTAACAACTAGCAAAGTAACGTACTGCTAACTAACAACCAGGGCTcccaagttttattaaaatttagaGTGAGATCACATCTGTTGGGGGAGAAACCAAATATATACAGCATCGGCCCCTCTGCCCTgcctaaatctctctctctctctctctctctctctctctctctctctctctctctctctctctctctctctctctttttttttttgtctcaatttTCAAAACTTCAAGTGCACCATAAGTACCTTTAATAAACATGCACCAGAAAACAACATTACTTATGTGCATCTTCATACAAAACAATGGCACcaacatattttaagatcagtctgTGCAAGCTTATGTCAGTTAAAACAGTCCAGTCTTGCATTTTAATCTGGgacttagatttattttatttatttagtgatggACGGTTGCTTTTAGTGTCACTTAAACCAGCTGGTAGGGTTGTGCAGTATGTTAGCTGTCAATTCTTAGAGCCCTGTTTGCTTTTTGTATTAGGTTTACAGGTTAGTTAACATCATGAGTAATTATGAGAAAGGTTGAAACAACATTTTTTAGCAGCTAACAGGCTCTGTCACATTCCTTTTAATTACAGATGGTTGTTCAAGCTTCACACAAAAGACAAAGCTTCACCATTATTTTGGTAACATCATATCATATTTTATCCATTATATACACTAATGCATTGGTTCTCAGCTCTGGCCCCCGAGGTCCACCTTCCTGCAGAGTTCAACTACAACCTTgttcaaactcacctgcctgtaggtTTCTCATAACCTTAAAGCC from Carassius auratus strain Wakin chromosome 1, ASM336829v1, whole genome shotgun sequence includes these protein-coding regions:
- the LOC113108877 gene encoding immune-associated nucleotide-binding protein 1-like is translated as MVGKTGAGKSASGNTILGEKIFVEKFSAESVTKTCQQHQQKTGRLISVIDTPGLSDTSISEEQLKKELVKCVEMSVPGPHVFLLVIRLDDRFTDEEKNTVKWIQKNFGEEAARYTIVLFTRGDQLEKEKLTIVEFLTENKQIGELVKQCKGHYHVFNNKKENNPSQVTELLEKIDTMVKENGGEHYTNEMYQEAQIKICEEEKKKREEEERQKLEEEEKIREEERYRLKKVALMGTCVVVGAGAAAVVGGGTLGPVLISGAAAAGGAALTSVVKGKTSEVLISGAAAAGGAALTSVVKGETLSEAVISAVVAAGEEALTSGCKEEKCEALISGAAAAGGAALKSVVKGETLSEALMAGAAAAGNAALQSVTGGASIPAALKI
- the LOC113108878 gene encoding GTPase IMAP family member 4-like yields the protein MASKHKGDSQELRIVLLGVCGARKSSTANGILGREAFKESRTRESEKQTGRVEDRNISIIDTPGFFNTQLTDEEMKSQMMKSLYLSDPGPHVFLLVINLETFEEDERNVVEEILENFGAQALKFTMVLFIGIEQMSKRDLTAFTFSQKFQELVRHCRSKYHVINSKNEMNQSHIAELLEKIDEIIKQNNDHHYDNEIYLQYQTKSRKERNKQQEKNGRTNVQETKQEQVIVRDKIRKYTTDTLEIHKKTRMMKKR